A single Curtobacterium sp. MCJR17_020 DNA region contains:
- the rocD gene encoding ornithine--oxo-acid transaminase: MSAAASLGVNTAAALAVEDRALAHNYSPLPVVIASGSGATVTDVDGKQYLDGLAAYSAVNFGHGNPRLLDAARAQLDRVTLTSRAFVNDQLGPFATALAALTETEMVLPMNTGAEAVESAIKVSRAWGYRVKGVPAEQATIIVASGNFHGRTTTIISFSDDPDARNDFGPYTPGFRTVPYGDAEALRAAMDETVVAVLLEPIQGEGGVVIPPASYLPAVRELCDEFGALFVADEIQSGLGRTGHTLAVQRVGVRPDLITLGKALGGGIVPVSAVVGSRDVLGVLRPGEHGSTFGGNPLAAAVGAEVVAMLGEGTFQQRALDGEPLLRGLLDDLLGKGVVSHRVAGLWAGIDIDPALGTGKAISKDLADRGLLVKDTHGSTIRFAPPLVVTDDELRRAIGTLASVLAARA, encoded by the coding sequence ATGTCGGCGGCAGCGTCGCTCGGGGTCAACACCGCGGCGGCGCTCGCCGTCGAGGACCGCGCCCTCGCGCACAACTACAGCCCGCTGCCCGTCGTCATCGCGTCGGGCTCCGGAGCGACCGTCACCGACGTCGACGGCAAGCAGTACCTGGACGGCCTCGCCGCGTACTCCGCGGTGAACTTCGGCCACGGCAACCCGCGGCTGCTCGACGCCGCCCGGGCGCAGCTCGACCGGGTGACGCTCACGAGTCGCGCGTTCGTGAACGACCAGCTCGGGCCGTTCGCCACGGCGCTGGCGGCGTTGACGGAGACCGAGATGGTCCTGCCGATGAACACCGGTGCCGAGGCCGTCGAGTCCGCGATCAAGGTGTCCCGCGCCTGGGGCTACCGCGTGAAGGGCGTCCCTGCTGAGCAGGCGACGATCATCGTCGCGTCCGGGAACTTCCACGGCCGCACGACGACGATCATCTCGTTCTCGGACGACCCCGACGCCCGGAACGACTTCGGCCCGTACACGCCGGGGTTCCGCACCGTGCCGTACGGCGATGCCGAAGCCCTGCGCGCGGCGATGGACGAGACCGTCGTCGCCGTGCTGCTCGAACCCATCCAGGGCGAGGGCGGCGTGGTCATCCCGCCGGCGTCGTACCTGCCTGCTGTCCGGGAGCTCTGCGACGAGTTCGGCGCGCTGTTCGTCGCCGACGAGATCCAGTCCGGGCTCGGGCGCACCGGCCACACCCTCGCCGTGCAGCGCGTCGGGGTCCGTCCCGACCTCATCACGCTCGGCAAGGCGCTCGGCGGCGGCATCGTGCCGGTGTCCGCGGTGGTGGGCTCGCGTGATGTCCTCGGCGTGCTGCGTCCCGGTGAGCACGGTTCGACGTTCGGCGGCAACCCGCTCGCCGCTGCCGTCGGCGCCGAGGTCGTGGCGATGCTCGGCGAGGGCACGTTCCAGCAGCGCGCCCTCGACGGCGAACCGCTGTTGCGCGGGCTGCTCGACGACCTGCTCGGCAAGGGGGTCGTGTCGCACCGCGTCGCCGGACTCTGGGCGGGGATCGACATCGACCCCGCGCTCGGCACCGGCAAGGCGATCTCGAAGGACCTCGCCGACCGCGGGCTGCTCGTGAAGGACACCCACGGTTCGACGATCCGCTTCGCCCCGCCGCTCGTGGTCACCGACGACGAGCTGCGCAGGGCGATCGGCACGCTCGCGTCGGTCCTGGCCGCGCGCGCCTGA
- a CDS encoding SDR family oxidoreductase: MTGASVLFIGGSGVISASCVREATEQGHDVTVLNRGTTGGRPIPEGVTRLQADVSDRSALADALGDRHFDVVVNWVAFTPDQVQADIDFFAGRTRQYVFISSASAYQTPATHLPITESTPLKNPYWQYSRDKIACEELLMEAYREQDFPVTIVRPSHTYDETKLPLTGGWTAVARMRAGKPIIITGDGTSLWTLTHSRDFAVGFTGLLDNASAIGEAFTITSDEAPTWNAIAHEIAAAAGVDDLRIVHVPADAIAAADAEWGAALLGDKANSSVFDNSKVRSLVPWYRPRTPYRQGVREVIAWFEANPDAQVVDDRLDALMDELAARWAV, encoded by the coding sequence ATGACCGGAGCGAGCGTGTTGTTCATCGGCGGGAGCGGCGTGATCAGCGCCTCCTGTGTGCGGGAGGCGACCGAACAGGGCCACGACGTCACGGTCCTGAACCGGGGGACCACCGGGGGCAGGCCGATCCCGGAGGGTGTGACGCGCCTCCAGGCCGATGTGTCGGACCGCAGCGCCCTGGCGGACGCACTCGGCGACCGCCACTTCGACGTGGTCGTGAACTGGGTGGCGTTCACGCCGGACCAGGTGCAGGCCGACATCGACTTCTTCGCCGGACGGACGCGGCAGTACGTGTTCATCAGCTCGGCCTCGGCGTACCAGACGCCGGCGACGCACCTGCCGATCACGGAGTCGACGCCGCTGAAGAACCCGTACTGGCAGTACTCGCGCGACAAGATCGCGTGCGAGGAACTGCTGATGGAGGCGTACCGGGAGCAGGACTTCCCGGTGACGATCGTGCGGCCGTCGCACACCTACGACGAGACGAAGCTACCGCTGACGGGCGGCTGGACTGCGGTGGCGCGGATGCGCGCCGGCAAGCCGATCATCATCACCGGTGACGGCACGTCGCTGTGGACCCTGACGCACAGCCGTGACTTCGCGGTCGGGTTCACCGGGCTGCTCGACAATGCGTCGGCGATCGGTGAGGCCTTCACGATCACGAGCGACGAGGCGCCGACGTGGAACGCCATCGCACACGAGATCGCTGCGGCGGCCGGGGTCGACGACCTGCGGATCGTGCACGTGCCAGCGGACGCCATCGCTGCCGCCGATGCCGAGTGGGGTGCGGCGCTGCTCGGCGACAAGGCCAACAGCTCGGTGTTCGACAACAGCAAGGTCCGGTCGCTCGTGCCGTGGTACCGGCCGCGGACGCCCTACCGGCAGGGTGTGCGCGAGGTCATCGCCTGGTTCGAGGCGAACCCCGACGCGCAGGTCGTCGACGATCGCCTCGATGCCCTGATGGACGAGTTGGCGGCGCGCTGGGCGGTGTGA
- a CDS encoding aldo/keto reductase family protein encodes MEYRYLGNSGLKVSEITYGNWLTHASQVENDAAIACVRAALDVGISTFDTADVYANTGAETVLGEALKGERRQSLEIATKVFGPTGPKGHNDTGLSRKHILESIDGSLGRLQTDYVDLYQAHRFDHETPLEETMQAFADIVRQGKVLYVGVSEWTAEQLRAGAALAKDLGFQLISNQPQYSALWRVIEEEVVPTSKELGISQIVWSPIAQGVLTGKYKPGQPLPEGSRATDDKGGADMIKRFMRDEVLSSVQELEPIAKELDLSMAQLAVAWVLQNENVASAIIGASRPEQVHDNAGAAGVTIPAELLARIDDALGAVVERDPAKTNDSSPKTREA; translated from the coding sequence ATGGAGTACCGCTACCTCGGCAACTCGGGCCTCAAGGTCTCCGAGATCACCTACGGCAACTGGCTCACCCACGCCTCCCAGGTCGAGAACGACGCGGCGATCGCCTGCGTCCGGGCAGCGCTCGACGTCGGCATCTCGACGTTCGACACCGCCGACGTCTACGCAAACACCGGCGCCGAGACCGTCCTCGGCGAAGCCCTCAAAGGGGAGCGTCGCCAGTCGCTCGAGATCGCCACGAAGGTCTTCGGTCCGACCGGGCCCAAGGGGCACAACGACACCGGCCTGTCCCGCAAGCACATCCTCGAGTCGATCGACGGGTCGCTCGGCCGTCTGCAGACCGATTACGTCGACCTGTACCAGGCACACCGCTTCGACCACGAGACGCCGCTCGAGGAGACGATGCAGGCCTTCGCCGACATCGTGCGCCAGGGCAAGGTCCTGTACGTCGGCGTGAGCGAGTGGACCGCGGAGCAGCTCCGTGCCGGCGCCGCGCTGGCGAAGGACCTCGGGTTCCAGCTCATCTCGAACCAGCCGCAGTACTCGGCGCTGTGGCGGGTCATCGAGGAAGAGGTGGTGCCGACCTCGAAGGAGCTCGGCATCTCGCAGATCGTCTGGTCCCCGATCGCCCAGGGTGTCCTGACCGGCAAGTACAAGCCGGGTCAGCCGCTGCCCGAGGGCTCACGCGCGACCGACGACAAGGGCGGCGCGGACATGATCAAGCGGTTCATGCGCGACGAGGTGTTGTCCTCGGTGCAGGAGCTCGAGCCGATCGCGAAGGAGCTCGACCTGTCGATGGCACAGCTCGCCGTCGCCTGGGTGCTGCAGAACGAGAACGTCGCGAGTGCGATCATCGGGGCGTCGCGTCCGGAGCAGGTGCACGACAACGCTGGTGCTGCCGGTGTCACGATCCCCGCGGAGCTGCTCGCCCGGATCGACGACGCCCTCGGTGCCGTCGTCGAGCGCGACCCGGCGAAGACGAACGACAGCAGCCCGAAGACCCGCGAGGCCTAG
- a CDS encoding ATP-binding protein has protein sequence MHRQTDPMRLIGVSLENFRCYRERVHVPLGDFAALIGRNDAGKSTILEALAIFFGVQKADQDDASKNGDRTRVVISCQFDQLPESIVLDSTFKTSFEQEYLLNRQGLLEVEQVFDGTQKAPGKKIYLRADHPTATQADDLITLTRAALVKRAKDLGVDLSSVNQTINAELRAAIRDHLTDLELRESLVPVSADGAKEVFGKIQQELPSFFLFSADRPSTDQDVEAQDPMRAAVRIAIDGQKDELEAIARSVNAQLTEVVSKTLEKISAMSPSIAKGLTPRIGDEMKWDSVFKVSLHGESGIPINKRGSGVRRMVLLGFLQAQAELKSAGGNVIYAIEEPETGQHPDHQKALLNAVRDIAEREGAQVIMTTHTPTLGRLVPEESLRYISVLDDGTRKVLPVGSETFEAVTEALGILPDHRVKVFVGVEGKHDMSFLNIISHTLSKSEPDIADLSELEASGQLIYVPAGGSNVALWVSRLRDLKIREFHLFDRDLQPPKSPKYHKVADEHNAFELVEAVHTGKRELENYLHVDAIRLARPGYEFANFGEWDSVPAVCAQALYEAEDNGIAWADLEKDKRKSKANSAKSWLNMDAVGHMTAEMLNEIDGPGDLRGWLRRITQIVRSS, from the coding sequence ATGCACAGGCAGACTGACCCCATGCGCCTAATAGGAGTATCCCTCGAAAACTTCCGCTGCTACAGGGAAAGGGTTCACGTCCCGCTTGGCGACTTCGCTGCGCTGATCGGAAGGAACGACGCGGGTAAGTCAACGATCCTAGAAGCTCTTGCGATATTCTTCGGAGTTCAAAAGGCAGACCAGGACGATGCCAGTAAAAACGGCGATCGAACCAGAGTGGTGATTTCCTGCCAATTTGATCAGCTTCCCGAATCTATCGTCCTGGATTCGACTTTCAAGACCTCATTTGAGCAGGAGTATCTGCTTAATCGGCAGGGGCTTCTTGAGGTCGAGCAGGTATTCGACGGCACGCAGAAAGCGCCTGGTAAGAAGATCTACCTGCGGGCTGACCACCCGACCGCTACCCAGGCAGACGACCTGATCACGTTGACAAGAGCAGCACTAGTCAAGAGGGCAAAGGATCTGGGTGTCGACCTCTCGAGCGTGAACCAGACGATCAACGCGGAACTGCGTGCCGCGATCCGGGATCATCTCACCGATCTAGAGCTCCGGGAAAGTCTCGTGCCAGTAAGCGCCGACGGTGCAAAGGAAGTGTTTGGGAAGATACAGCAGGAGCTTCCATCATTCTTCTTGTTCAGCGCTGACCGGCCAAGTACTGATCAGGACGTTGAAGCGCAAGACCCTATGCGCGCAGCCGTCAGGATCGCGATTGACGGACAGAAAGACGAGCTAGAAGCGATCGCTCGCTCTGTAAACGCGCAGCTCACGGAGGTTGTGTCAAAGACCTTGGAGAAGATCTCCGCAATGTCCCCTTCCATCGCCAAAGGCCTAACGCCGCGCATTGGCGACGAGATGAAGTGGGACTCGGTCTTCAAGGTGTCGCTCCACGGGGAGTCCGGGATTCCGATAAACAAGCGGGGGAGTGGCGTCCGGAGAATGGTTCTGCTCGGTTTCCTTCAAGCTCAGGCTGAACTTAAAAGTGCTGGTGGGAATGTAATTTACGCGATCGAAGAGCCCGAGACGGGCCAGCACCCGGACCACCAGAAGGCGCTACTCAACGCGGTCAGGGATATCGCTGAGCGTGAGGGCGCGCAGGTAATCATGACGACACATACCCCGACGCTGGGGCGACTGGTCCCTGAAGAATCTCTGCGCTACATCAGCGTGCTTGACGACGGAACTCGCAAGGTGTTACCCGTTGGATCGGAAACCTTTGAGGCCGTAACCGAAGCGCTGGGGATCTTGCCTGATCATCGCGTGAAGGTTTTTGTCGGTGTGGAGGGCAAGCATGATATGTCCTTCCTCAACATCATCTCGCACACGCTCTCGAAATCAGAGCCTGATATCGCCGACCTCTCCGAGCTAGAAGCCTCAGGGCAGTTGATCTACGTGCCTGCTGGGGGAAGCAACGTGGCGCTTTGGGTATCGCGGCTGCGCGATCTGAAAATCCGTGAGTTCCATCTTTTTGATCGCGATCTGCAGCCACCGAAGAGTCCCAAATATCACAAGGTGGCAGACGAGCACAATGCGTTCGAGCTTGTGGAGGCAGTTCACACTGGCAAGCGTGAACTCGAAAATTATCTCCACGTGGATGCTATCCGCCTAGCTCGACCCGGGTATGAGTTCGCCAACTTCGGTGAGTGGGACTCTGTTCCTGCTGTATGTGCTCAGGCTCTCTATGAAGCAGAGGACAACGGCATCGCTTGGGCCGACCTCGAAAAAGATAAGCGCAAGAGCAAGGCAAACAGCGCGAAGTCCTGGCTCAACATGGACGCCGTCGGCCACATGACAGCGGAGATGCTTAACGAGATTGACGGACCGGGTGACCTTCGGGGTTGGCTGCGGCGCATCACGCAGATAGTCCGATCAAGCTGA
- a CDS encoding DUF2130 domain-containing protein: MTDQITCPQCGKAFTIDEVNYAKIVDQVRNAEFEAAVHDRLETAARDQSVAVELALAKAAAEYERAAAAKSIELDRLSEEMKSAELRTQVAVQEATANVLQERDSLLEKYNSEKVEAASMLAQARAEAAATLAAEKSAGAAEIARVEADLHSAGLSKQIAVKEAVESIAHERDSFKAEAERKELEKMLVETSLKDKYETQLRDREDEIERWKDLKARLSTKMLGETLEQHCEIEFERWRSSAFRSASFGKDNDSSQGSKGDYIYRDFDEDQVEFVSIMFEMKNEDQATSSKRKNEDFLKELDKDRNQKGCEYAVLVSLLEPDSELYNGGIVDVSHLYPKMYVVRPQFFIPMITVLRNAALSTVQVKNELLRVREQNLDITKFEDKLQIFKDGFGRNYNLAQSQFQEAIKRIDEAIKDLEKTKEALLRSGNNLRLANDKAEGLTIKALTRGNPTMAAKFEAVDEGE, encoded by the coding sequence ATGACTGACCAAATCACGTGCCCTCAGTGCGGCAAGGCGTTCACGATTGACGAGGTGAACTATGCGAAGATTGTGGATCAGGTACGAAATGCGGAATTCGAAGCTGCAGTACATGACCGGCTGGAGACTGCGGCGCGAGATCAGTCTGTGGCCGTGGAGCTCGCGCTTGCTAAGGCTGCAGCAGAATATGAGCGAGCGGCTGCGGCTAAATCGATTGAACTCGACCGCTTGTCCGAAGAGATGAAGTCGGCAGAGCTGCGGACTCAGGTTGCAGTGCAAGAGGCTACTGCGAATGTACTCCAGGAGCGCGATTCCTTGCTGGAGAAGTACAACAGCGAGAAGGTCGAAGCCGCGTCTATGCTTGCGCAGGCGAGGGCGGAAGCGGCAGCGACATTGGCCGCGGAGAAGTCTGCAGGGGCCGCAGAAATCGCGCGTGTGGAGGCTGATTTGCATTCGGCTGGACTTTCAAAGCAGATCGCTGTTAAAGAGGCAGTCGAGTCCATCGCTCACGAGCGCGATTCATTCAAGGCGGAAGCTGAACGTAAAGAACTGGAAAAGATGCTCGTAGAGACTTCACTGAAGGACAAGTACGAGACGCAGTTGAGGGATCGCGAGGATGAGATTGAGAGGTGGAAGGATCTTAAGGCTCGTCTTTCGACGAAGATGTTGGGCGAGACGCTTGAGCAACATTGCGAGATCGAGTTCGAGCGTTGGCGATCTTCTGCTTTCCGGTCGGCTTCGTTCGGGAAGGATAACGATTCCTCTCAAGGCAGCAAGGGTGACTATATCTACCGAGACTTCGATGAAGACCAGGTGGAGTTTGTGTCCATCATGTTTGAGATGAAGAATGAGGACCAGGCTACAAGCAGCAAGCGTAAAAATGAGGACTTCCTCAAAGAGCTGGACAAGGATAGAAACCAAAAGGGTTGCGAATATGCCGTTTTGGTCTCCCTGCTCGAGCCAGATAGTGAGCTCTATAACGGCGGCATCGTTGACGTTTCGCATCTCTATCCGAAAATGTATGTAGTCCGTCCGCAGTTCTTCATTCCTATGATTACTGTTTTGCGTAATGCGGCCTTGAGTACGGTGCAGGTGAAGAATGAGCTACTTCGAGTTCGGGAACAAAACCTCGATATCACGAAGTTTGAGGATAAACTACAAATCTTTAAGGATGGTTTTGGTCGGAACTATAATCTTGCTCAATCCCAGTTCCAGGAGGCCATCAAGCGCATTGATGAGGCGATCAAGGATCTAGAGAAGACTAAGGAGGCCCTGCTTAGGTCCGGCAACAACTTGCGACTTGCTAATGACAAGGCAGAGGGGCTGACGATCAAGGCGCTGACTCGTGGTAACCCGACGATGGCGGCAAAGTTTGAGGCGGTCGATGAAGGCGAGTAG
- a CDS encoding GntR family transcriptional regulator: MNRLAASDLGELDRASGDPLYRQIADRLLDLMQAGALASGDMLPSTPELSRHFGVAPMTIREALNVLRAAGRIVSEKGKGVYVDGPPPLRVAMRTLSFDASALPALTGALPKLPDLADVLAMLAAGDLRLTDSRALSNRGGLVSAPQWLGEGRVLEIFHKHSGQVFAVSRYVLPEASPHGDAVTESVATLCAVADSVDGLHEEVLSRMPTRSEAADLLLPREQPVLVTRHVGLSDGVEVIRSETVRDGRAPVTLVDLPV; encoded by the coding sequence ATGAACCGTCTGGCTGCTTCTGACCTCGGCGAGCTCGACCGAGCTTCTGGCGATCCGCTGTATCGCCAGATCGCCGACCGGCTCCTCGATCTCATGCAGGCCGGCGCGCTGGCCTCCGGGGACATGCTGCCGTCGACGCCCGAGCTGTCTCGGCACTTCGGCGTGGCACCCATGACGATCCGCGAGGCGTTGAACGTCCTTCGCGCAGCCGGGCGGATCGTGTCGGAGAAGGGCAAGGGTGTGTACGTGGACGGGCCACCGCCGTTACGCGTGGCCATGAGGACGCTCTCCTTCGACGCGTCAGCGTTGCCTGCGCTGACTGGTGCGCTGCCGAAGCTGCCGGACCTCGCTGACGTGCTGGCGATGCTCGCCGCGGGTGATCTTCGACTGACCGACTCGCGCGCGTTGTCTAATCGAGGAGGGCTAGTGTCCGCTCCGCAGTGGCTGGGTGAGGGCCGAGTGCTGGAGATCTTCCACAAGCACTCCGGTCAGGTCTTCGCCGTGAGCCGCTACGTCCTCCCTGAGGCCTCGCCGCATGGCGATGCAGTCACCGAATCCGTAGCGACTTTGTGCGCGGTTGCCGACTCGGTGGATGGACTGCACGAGGAGGTCCTGAGCAGGATGCCGACTCGGAGCGAGGCTGCGGATCTGCTTCTGCCGAGGGAGCAGCCTGTGCTTGTCACGCGGCATGTCGGACTGAGCGACGGGGTTGAGGTCATACGGTCGGAGACCGTTCGTGACGGTCGTGCGCCGGTCACGTTGGTTGACTTGCCTGTCTAG
- a CDS encoding plasmid replication, integration and excision activator — MALQTAIPVSFDAYFPKGAFMVGEVEPVVKWSDDGQRQGQDLDKNSGQPMWQVRVIDADPDARKGQNEVTVKIISISEPVAPPEIQGLPFRPVVFDGLSVTPYVKENGGRPRVAYSLRAREMKAAAKPRGGE, encoded by the coding sequence ATGGCACTCCAGACAGCAATCCCGGTGAGCTTCGACGCGTACTTCCCGAAGGGCGCGTTCATGGTGGGTGAGGTCGAGCCGGTCGTGAAGTGGTCCGACGACGGCCAGCGTCAGGGACAGGACCTCGACAAGAACTCCGGTCAGCCGATGTGGCAGGTGCGCGTGATCGACGCTGATCCTGACGCGCGCAAGGGCCAGAACGAGGTAACGGTCAAGATCATCAGCATCAGTGAGCCGGTTGCCCCGCCGGAGATCCAAGGCCTCCCGTTCCGGCCGGTCGTCTTCGATGGTCTGTCGGTCACCCCGTACGTGAAGGAGAACGGCGGTCGACCACGCGTCGCGTACTCACTCCGGGCTCGCGAGATGAAGGCCGCCGCGAAGCCACGGGGTGGTGAGTGA
- a CDS encoding FtsK/SpoIIIE domain-containing protein → MSWSVRKEVRYWSDEFEGFARRFRWVLIGLMILTLVDLLTTWLPLVWWLNGFVALIFALRRLRVWGTIDEALHRAQQRSISRHIVAAWPALAQTLRLEAHGPSGSRIAAGIGSPSWDADACLVPLYLPSGLTSGDVGAHLDRIAAAFGARRATLSGTRIDQLELRLYYADPLAEPFVLAPCDEWDGRAVTMGRTEEGDDWRLRLGPHTLVAGASGSGKASIVWALLLGLAGAVRSGMVEVWGVDLKGGMELGMGKPLLTRFANDSVHAVTMLEEAVAQMQARARDLAGTTRQHEASTEAPLVMVLIDELAALTAYESDRDLQRRANASIATLASQGRAVGFVVIACLQDPRKETLPARGLFTQTVGLRLRDRTETSMVLGDGSVAAGALCHEIPIGAPGTAYVLSDELATPQRVRAGYADDALITHAARAFAAPRFKPVVVPETQSAREPARPRRRTRSAAQSKEES, encoded by the coding sequence ATGAGTTGGTCCGTTCGTAAGGAGGTCCGCTACTGGTCTGACGAGTTCGAGGGGTTCGCCCGACGCTTCCGGTGGGTGCTGATCGGACTGATGATCCTCACTCTCGTGGATCTCTTGACCACCTGGTTGCCACTTGTGTGGTGGCTCAACGGCTTCGTGGCACTGATCTTCGCGCTTCGCCGTCTGCGGGTGTGGGGCACCATCGACGAAGCCCTCCACCGAGCGCAGCAGCGCTCGATCTCCCGGCACATCGTGGCCGCCTGGCCGGCTCTTGCGCAGACACTCCGGCTTGAAGCGCATGGTCCGAGTGGATCGCGTATCGCAGCCGGTATCGGTTCACCGAGCTGGGACGCAGATGCGTGTCTTGTCCCGCTGTACCTCCCGAGCGGTCTCACGTCCGGGGACGTCGGAGCTCACCTGGACCGGATCGCGGCAGCGTTCGGGGCGCGTCGCGCCACCTTGTCCGGGACGCGGATCGATCAGCTCGAACTTCGCCTGTACTACGCCGACCCTCTTGCCGAACCGTTCGTACTTGCTCCATGCGATGAGTGGGACGGCCGAGCGGTCACGATGGGCCGGACTGAAGAGGGCGACGATTGGAGGCTCCGTCTCGGCCCGCACACGCTGGTTGCAGGGGCCTCGGGCAGCGGCAAGGCGTCGATCGTCTGGGCGCTCCTCTTGGGGCTCGCCGGCGCAGTTCGATCCGGGATGGTCGAAGTGTGGGGCGTTGACCTCAAGGGCGGCATGGAGCTCGGGATGGGTAAGCCTCTCTTGACTCGCTTCGCGAACGACTCGGTGCATGCGGTGACCATGCTCGAGGAGGCCGTCGCTCAGATGCAGGCACGGGCTCGCGACCTCGCCGGGACGACTCGGCAGCACGAAGCTTCCACCGAGGCTCCCCTTGTGATGGTCCTGATCGACGAACTCGCTGCTCTGACGGCGTACGAATCAGACCGGGATCTGCAGCGCCGGGCGAACGCCAGCATCGCAACGCTGGCGTCACAAGGGCGTGCTGTCGGCTTCGTGGTGATCGCGTGCCTGCAGGATCCACGCAAGGAGACGCTGCCCGCGCGGGGGCTCTTCACCCAGACGGTCGGGCTTCGTCTCCGTGACCGGACCGAAACGTCGATGGTGCTCGGTGACGGCTCTGTCGCTGCCGGTGCGCTCTGCCACGAGATCCCGATCGGCGCGCCCGGCACCGCCTACGTCCTGTCCGACGAGCTCGCGACACCGCAGCGGGTGCGGGCTGGGTACGCAGACGATGCCCTGATCACGCACGCGGCACGAGCCTTCGCAGCGCCGCGCTTCAAGCCGGTGGTCGTACCTGAGACACAAAGTGCGCGAGAGCCCGCCCGTCCGCGACGTCGGACGCGGAGCGCTGCTCAATCGAAGGAGGAGTCATGA
- a CDS encoding replication initiator: MRGAARVGFCTNPVRLVGASATFGSETGEERARFSSADQPDHVLFTRCGNRRAQRCASCSHEYKGDTWHMIMAGAAGGMKGVPNSVAAHPMVFLTLTAPSFGAVHGASCARAKPCAHGRRPECATGHGGGSPELGDAICPDCYDYEGHVVWQYFASELWRRFTIQLRRELARVLGMSQREASTLVRPQFAKVAEFQKRGAVHFHAIVRLDGVDSDDAFPAPDDRMTTAHLTQAIRQAARAVRYQPPSLPSGRLPKVLRWGRQIDVKPIVRSEGLDGRLSDRAVAAYIAKYATKATEDLDAGASPRPHLVRLRDIAEQIGVAAEPHSPYVLLERWSRMLGFRGHFSTKSRRYSVTLGSLRDARHQWRLDRIAAAADRELDGAESESVLVIGSWSYAGMGWTSQGDKALAIEAARAAREWRDSRRTKRTDGGEHVC; this comes from the coding sequence ATGCGTGGTGCCGCCCGGGTGGGATTCTGCACGAACCCGGTTCGGCTGGTCGGAGCATCCGCGACCTTCGGATCTGAGACGGGGGAGGAGCGCGCCAGGTTCTCGTCGGCCGACCAGCCGGATCACGTCCTCTTCACCCGCTGCGGCAACCGCCGCGCGCAACGCTGCGCCTCGTGCAGCCACGAGTACAAGGGCGACACCTGGCACATGATCATGGCTGGTGCAGCTGGCGGGATGAAGGGCGTTCCCAACTCAGTCGCGGCACACCCGATGGTCTTCCTGACGCTCACCGCTCCGTCATTCGGCGCCGTCCACGGCGCGTCCTGCGCGCGGGCCAAACCTTGCGCACACGGTCGTCGACCGGAATGCGCGACCGGACACGGAGGGGGTAGTCCCGAGCTCGGCGATGCGATTTGCCCAGACTGCTACGACTACGAGGGCCACGTCGTGTGGCAGTACTTCGCGTCCGAGCTGTGGAGGCGATTCACCATCCAGCTTCGGAGAGAGCTCGCCAGAGTCCTTGGCATGAGTCAGCGAGAGGCTTCCACCCTCGTCCGACCACAGTTCGCGAAAGTGGCGGAGTTCCAGAAGCGGGGCGCCGTCCACTTCCACGCGATCGTGCGACTCGACGGTGTCGACAGCGATGATGCTTTCCCAGCGCCAGATGATCGCATGACGACCGCTCACCTGACGCAAGCGATCCGCCAGGCTGCGCGTGCGGTGCGGTATCAACCGCCCAGCCTTCCCTCAGGACGCCTACCGAAGGTGCTCCGTTGGGGGCGGCAGATCGATGTGAAGCCGATCGTTCGAAGCGAAGGTCTCGATGGACGCCTGTCGGATCGTGCCGTCGCCGCCTACATCGCCAAGTACGCGACCAAGGCGACGGAGGATCTGGATGCGGGGGCCTCGCCCCGTCCACACCTCGTCAGGCTCCGCGATATCGCCGAACAGATCGGCGTCGCTGCAGAACCGCACTCGCCGTACGTGCTGCTTGAGCGTTGGTCTCGGATGCTCGGCTTTCGCGGCCACTTCTCGACGAAGTCGAGGCGGTACTCGGTCACACTCGGCTCGCTTCGCGACGCTCGCCATCAGTGGCGACTGGACCGGATCGCTGCTGCCGCCGACAGAGAGCTTGACGGTGCAGAAAGCGAGAGCGTGCTCGTCATCGGGAGTTGGTCCTACGCCGGAATGGGCTGGACCTCGCAGGGCGACAAGGCTCTCGCGATCGAAGCTGCCCGTGCGGCGAGGGAGTGGAGAGATTCACGCAGAACGAAGAGGACAGATGGAGGAGAACATGTTTGCTGA